Genomic DNA from Deltaproteobacteria bacterium:
GCCTCAATTTATGAGAAAGACTACTACGATGTATCTATTGTTAAAGAAAAGGAAGAAGAATACATACCCCTGCATGAGATACCATGCATTATCAAGTCGCTGCGTAAGGATATGATGAATGCAGCGAAAAAGATGGAGTTTGAAAAGGCAGCAGAACTTAGGGACAGGATAAGAAAACTGGAGGATATGGAGGTTGGGATGGGGTAAAAAAACAAGAGGCTAGGGACTAGGGGCTAAGGAAAATAGGACAAGGAAAATTAAAAAGATGCCGTTTATTATCTTCATTTAGAAGCTATTTTTGCATGCAAGCGTATGGCCACACAAGTTTTGTATTAGCAGGAAATGCCTCACCATTGTCAAGCATGACAGAAATAGGAATCTGTTTTTTCATCTCTGGCAATGCCTTCATTGAGATAGAGTCTAGAGGTAGTTCTTTTCTAAAAAGCGCAACAGGGTCCATCCAATGACCGTCAACTTGGATTATCCTGTCGCCAAAATTCGCATATTCACTGCTAACACTATAAAACACTCCAAAATGAAGTGCAGGGCGGCGCTTATTACTTTGCTTGCCTGTAAAAGGGCTAATTCCTGAGTTCCCTGTTTTGCCCAGTATTTCGCCCATACGCACACGTTGTCCGACTTTTAGAGATGGAATTTCCGAAAAGTGGGTATATTGGGTGTATATCCACAATGGAATTCCTGTATCTTCTGGAGAATGACGCAAAACAATCTCTACGCCTCTGGGACTATCGTTGCCGTGATACACACCTACAACTTCACCTGCAGCCGCTGCAATAATCGGCATTCCCCACGGTGCTGGAATATCAATTCCTCCGTGATACATCTCGCGTGGTCGCTTTTTAGAGTATGATATTGCATAGCCTTCATCAATTTCACGGCAAGAGGTGTGTTCAGGAAAGACAGGGGTCAAACCAGTTTCAAAAAGCCCTCGTGTAATGGCAGTCTTAATATCGCAATTATTAAGCCAGCGGCCAATAGCACAACTCGTAATTGGATCTACGGCAGTAGTTTCCACTAAACCTCTTTCACTTGCTTTTGCACCTAAAAACGATGTCTCACAAGCGAAAAAAATTAATATAGCAATTATTCCCACAAACTTGATGATACGAAACATCATCTTTGTAGCCTCCTTTATGACGGCTATTATACATTAACTAATCATGAATTTATAGGATTAAGAGGATTTGGTCAACAGACCGAAAAGATTTGACCCCGTGATGCCCCCTTTTCGCTTAACCGACGTGCAGTTTTTTAGCACGTCCGGTTGAGCGCTTTGTTAGTCCGATGGTCTTCTGTGCAAGATTAATTAGAGAGCGGAGGGCATCATTCACTGATTCTTCAGTCGGGAATGCCTTAGCCACATCAGGACTAAGAAGCACCAAGTTGGTTCCCTTTTGGTAAGATTCAAAATACTTGCCCCGAACACCCGGCCCAAGGTCTTCACGGTTATACACCGGGCGTAACTCTTCCGATTTAGCCTTCTTCATAGATTCTCCTTTCCTTGCGCTCCATAAGACGCGCACTTATAATCCTTGTCTTTTCTCCGCGGTCAGTATGTGAAACAACGAGCAGACGGTTTTGTTTTGACAGCCCAAAAGTAAGATACCGCTCTTCATTCTTGGAATGGTCGGGGTCTGCAAAGGTCATAGCCAAATGGTCTCCAAAAACCGTTGATGCCTCCTGAAACGTGATGTCATGCCTTCGCTTATTTGCAGCAGACTTTTTTGGATCCCACTCAAATTCCATTCCTACCGCCCATTAATTATTTGTGGATATTATATCAGAAAACGGCTGACTAATTGCACCTAAAACTTTAACCATCCCCTTTAAATAAATCCCCTTTTTCTGTTCGTCCCCTTTTTCTGTTAAGAAGCAGTGCAGGAGAGGGGAGGGACGAGGATAACTCAAGAGCATGCCCCTGAAGGCAGTAATCAGGGGTCAAAGGTCAAAAGTCAAAAATAAGGAATTATTTTTATATTTCTATTTCCATGCCATCATACGCAAGTTCAATTCCGTCAGGAAGCGATTTATTTGTTTCTTCAAAACCTATGTTATGACTTAAATGAGTTAGGATAGTTTGCTTTGGTTTTAGTTCTTGAACAAGTTCCACTGCCTGTGAAATACTAAAATGCGTTGGGTGTGGTTTTTCCCGCAATGCACCTAACACCAACACTTCAATGCCTTTTAACATCTCTTTGGATTTGTCAGGCACCAAACTACAGTCTGTTATGTAGCCAAAGTTTTCTATCCTGTAGCCAAAGATGCTCATTTGTCCATGCATGACATCCACTGGCTGAATCTTTATATCGCAAACCTCAAATGCAGAGGTAATCTTAAATATCTCAAGTTCTGGTTTCCAACTCTCTTTTTCCTCTGTTGTGAAGATATAATTAAACATCTCTTTTATACGATTTATTGTGAACTCACTGCCGTAACATGGGATTTTCTCTTTTTGAAGCATATTAAAACTTCGGAGTTCATCTATACCATGGATATGGTCTGCATGCGGGTGCGTGTATATGACAGCATCAATCCTCTGGACATTATTTGCAATTGCCTGCTGTCTTAAATCCGTTGATGTGTCAATGAGGATATTCTTACCGTTTATGGTTATAATCACTGATGTCCTTGTCCTTTTATCTTTTGGATTTGGGGATGTGCAGACACTGCATGGACAGCCTATTACAGGCACACCTGTTGATGTGCCGCAGCCAAGTATTGTGACCTTCAAAACATACCTCTGAGATAATAATGATTTGCCAAAAAATGCAACTGCTTTTTTTGAGTTTATTGTGATGGAGTATAATAAAAAAAGGTTAAGGTTGTCCATACAAAAACGACTGCATAAATCGACTGCATAAATCGCTTGACTTTCCTTGTTTTTTTTTATAAAAAAGATAGCATTAACAAAACATACATATTATAAAAATCCTTTTATATACGGAGGAAAAATAAATGCAACTTACAGGTTTGCAGTGGG
This window encodes:
- a CDS encoding M23 family metallopeptidase, with translation MMFRIIKFVGIIAILIFFACETSFLGAKASERGLVETTAVDPITSCAIGRWLNNCDIKTAITRGLFETGLTPVFPEHTSCREIDEGYAISYSKKRPREMYHGGIDIPAPWGMPIIAAAAGEVVGVYHGNDSPRGVEIVLRHSPEDTGIPLWIYTQYTHFSEIPSLKVGQRVRMGEILGKTGNSGISPFTGKQSNKRRPALHFGVFYSVSSEYANFGDRIIQVDGHWMDPVALFRKELPLDSISMKALPEMKKQIPISVMLDNGEAFPANTKLVWPYACMQK
- a CDS encoding BrnT family toxin, whose amino-acid sequence is MEFEWDPKKSAANKRRHDITFQEASTVFGDHLAMTFADPDHSKNEERYLTFGLSKQNRLLVVSHTDRGEKTRIISARLMERKERRIYEEG
- a CDS encoding MBL fold metallo-hydrolase → MKVTILGCGTSTGVPVIGCPCSVCTSPNPKDKRTRTSVIITINGKNILIDTSTDLRQQAIANNVQRIDAVIYTHPHADHIHGIDELRSFNMLQKEKIPCYGSEFTINRIKEMFNYIFTTEEKESWKPELEIFKITSAFEVCDIKIQPVDVMHGQMSIFGYRIENFGYITDCSLVPDKSKEMLKGIEVLVLGALREKPHPTHFSISQAVELVQELKPKQTILTHLSHNIGFEETNKSLPDGIELAYDGMEIEI